One window from the genome of Musa acuminata AAA Group cultivar baxijiao chromosome BXJ1-4, Cavendish_Baxijiao_AAA, whole genome shotgun sequence encodes:
- the LOC135585828 gene encoding threonine synthase, chloroplastic-like isoform X2, producing MAAAFSPSFFFSLSSITDSEGKNDNVISTLNRFRNPGSLLLLRHCRGTRISCSSTASDPTGVHHHQQLKSRRPPEENIREEACRRDEANASHGFSACYVPFDAPADTAETYSLDDVVYRSRSGGLLDVRHNLSALKRFPGSHWRALFDSRVGRTTWPYGSGVWSKKEFVLPEIDPDHIVSLFEGNSNLFWAERLGRDHLGGMPDLWVKHCGISHTGSFKDLGMTVLVSQVNRLRSAPLNRPIAGVGCASTGDTSAALSAYCAAAGIPAIVFLPTDRISLAQLVQPIANGATVLSIDTDFDGCMRLIREVTAELPIYLANSLNSLRLEGQKTAAIEILQQFDWEVPDWVIVPGGNLGNIYAFYKGFEMCRELELVDRVPRLVCAQAANANPLYLYYKSGWADFKPMVAADTFASAIQIGDPVSIDRAVFALKATDGIVEEATEEELMDAMSLADRTGMFACPHTGVALAALFKLRERGVIKTNDRTIVVSTAHGLKFSQSKVAYHSKEIANMACQYANPPVHVKANFGAVMDVLKKKLEGMGE from the exons CGGATCTCCTGCTCATCCACCGCTTCCGACCCCACCGGTGTCCACCACCACCAGCAATTGAAGAGCCGGAGGCCGCCGGAGGAGAACATCCGCGAGGAGGCGTGCCGGCGCGACGAGGCGAACGCGTCGCACGGCTTCTCGGCGTGCTACGTGCCCTTTGATGCTCCCGCCGACACTGCGGAGACCTACTCGCTCGATGACGTGGTGTACCGGAGTCGCTCCGGCGGTCTCCTTGACGTCCGCCACAATCTCTCCGCCCTGAAGCGCTTCCCCGGCTCCCACTGGCGCGCCCTGTTCGACTCCCGCGTCGGCCGCACCACCTGGCCCTACGGTTCTGGCGTCTGGTCCAAGAAGGAGTTTGTCCTCCCGGAGATCGACCCCGACCACATTGTGTCTCTCTTTGAGGGCAACTCCAACCTCTTCTGGGCCGAGCGCCTCGGTCGCGACCACCTCGGTGGCATGCCCGACCTCTGGGTCAAACACTGCGGCATCTCGCACACCGGCTCCTTCAAGGACCTCGGCATGACCGTCCTTGTCAGCCAGGTCAACCGCCTCCGCAGCGCCCCCCTCAACCGCCCCATCGCCGGCGTCGGGTGCGCCTCCACCGGCGACACCTCCGCCGCGCTCTCCGCCTACTGCGCTGCCGCCGGCATCCCCGCTATCGTCTTCCTTCCCACTGACCGCATCTCCCTCGCTCAGCTCGTCCAGCCCATTGCTAACGGCGCCACCGTTCTCTCCATCGACACTGACTTCGACGGTTGCATGCGCCTCATCCGCGAGGTTACCGCCGAACTCCCCATCTACCTGGCCAACTCCCTCAACTCCCTCCGCCTTGAGGGTCAGAAGACTGCCGCCATAGAAATCCTGCAGCAGTTCGACTGGGAGGTGCCCGACTGGGTCATCGTCCCTGGTGGCAACCTGGGCAACATCTACGCCTTCTACAAGGGCTTCGAGATGTGCCGCGAGCTCGAGCTGGTCGACCGCGTGCCACGCCTTGTCTGCGCACAGGCAGCCAATGCCAATCCCCTTTACCTCTACTACAAGTCTGGCTGGGCTGACTTCAAGCCCATGGTGGCGGCAGACACGTTTGCCTCCGCCATCCAAATCGGCGACCCTGTCTCCATTGACCGTGCTGTATTTGCTCTCAAGGCCACGGACGGCATCGTCGAGGAGGCCACCGAGGAGGAGCTCATGGATGCCATGTCTCTTGCTGACCGCACGGGCATGTTTGCCTGCCCACACACCGGGGTTGCTCTTGCTGCACTGTTCAAGCTAAGGGAGAGGGGGGTGATCAAGACGAATGACCGCACCATAGTAGTCAGCACCGCTCATGGGCTCAAATTCAGCCAATCAAAAGTGGCCTATCACTCGAAGGAGATAGCCAACATGGCTTGCCAGTACGCGAACCCACCCGTACATGTGAAGGCTAATTTTGGTGCCGTGATGGATGTTCTGAAGAAGAAGCTGGAAG GAATGGGCGAATAG
- the LOC135585828 gene encoding threonine synthase, chloroplastic-like isoform X1 — MAAAFSPSFFFSLSSITDSEGKNDNVISTLNRFRNPGSLLLLRHCRGTRISCSSTASDPTGVHHHQQLKSRRPPEENIREEACRRDEANASHGFSACYVPFDAPADTAETYSLDDVVYRSRSGGLLDVRHNLSALKRFPGSHWRALFDSRVGRTTWPYGSGVWSKKEFVLPEIDPDHIVSLFEGNSNLFWAERLGRDHLGGMPDLWVKHCGISHTGSFKDLGMTVLVSQVNRLRSAPLNRPIAGVGCASTGDTSAALSAYCAAAGIPAIVFLPTDRISLAQLVQPIANGATVLSIDTDFDGCMRLIREVTAELPIYLANSLNSLRLEGQKTAAIEILQQFDWEVPDWVIVPGGNLGNIYAFYKGFEMCRELELVDRVPRLVCAQAANANPLYLYYKSGWADFKPMVAADTFASAIQIGDPVSIDRAVFALKATDGIVEEATEEELMDAMSLADRTGMFACPHTGVALAALFKLRERGVIKTNDRTIVVSTAHGLKFSQSKVAYHSKEIANMACQYANPPVHVKANFGAVMDVLKKKLEGKLSL, encoded by the coding sequence CGGATCTCCTGCTCATCCACCGCTTCCGACCCCACCGGTGTCCACCACCACCAGCAATTGAAGAGCCGGAGGCCGCCGGAGGAGAACATCCGCGAGGAGGCGTGCCGGCGCGACGAGGCGAACGCGTCGCACGGCTTCTCGGCGTGCTACGTGCCCTTTGATGCTCCCGCCGACACTGCGGAGACCTACTCGCTCGATGACGTGGTGTACCGGAGTCGCTCCGGCGGTCTCCTTGACGTCCGCCACAATCTCTCCGCCCTGAAGCGCTTCCCCGGCTCCCACTGGCGCGCCCTGTTCGACTCCCGCGTCGGCCGCACCACCTGGCCCTACGGTTCTGGCGTCTGGTCCAAGAAGGAGTTTGTCCTCCCGGAGATCGACCCCGACCACATTGTGTCTCTCTTTGAGGGCAACTCCAACCTCTTCTGGGCCGAGCGCCTCGGTCGCGACCACCTCGGTGGCATGCCCGACCTCTGGGTCAAACACTGCGGCATCTCGCACACCGGCTCCTTCAAGGACCTCGGCATGACCGTCCTTGTCAGCCAGGTCAACCGCCTCCGCAGCGCCCCCCTCAACCGCCCCATCGCCGGCGTCGGGTGCGCCTCCACCGGCGACACCTCCGCCGCGCTCTCCGCCTACTGCGCTGCCGCCGGCATCCCCGCTATCGTCTTCCTTCCCACTGACCGCATCTCCCTCGCTCAGCTCGTCCAGCCCATTGCTAACGGCGCCACCGTTCTCTCCATCGACACTGACTTCGACGGTTGCATGCGCCTCATCCGCGAGGTTACCGCCGAACTCCCCATCTACCTGGCCAACTCCCTCAACTCCCTCCGCCTTGAGGGTCAGAAGACTGCCGCCATAGAAATCCTGCAGCAGTTCGACTGGGAGGTGCCCGACTGGGTCATCGTCCCTGGTGGCAACCTGGGCAACATCTACGCCTTCTACAAGGGCTTCGAGATGTGCCGCGAGCTCGAGCTGGTCGACCGCGTGCCACGCCTTGTCTGCGCACAGGCAGCCAATGCCAATCCCCTTTACCTCTACTACAAGTCTGGCTGGGCTGACTTCAAGCCCATGGTGGCGGCAGACACGTTTGCCTCCGCCATCCAAATCGGCGACCCTGTCTCCATTGACCGTGCTGTATTTGCTCTCAAGGCCACGGACGGCATCGTCGAGGAGGCCACCGAGGAGGAGCTCATGGATGCCATGTCTCTTGCTGACCGCACGGGCATGTTTGCCTGCCCACACACCGGGGTTGCTCTTGCTGCACTGTTCAAGCTAAGGGAGAGGGGGGTGATCAAGACGAATGACCGCACCATAGTAGTCAGCACCGCTCATGGGCTCAAATTCAGCCAATCAAAAGTGGCCTATCACTCGAAGGAGATAGCCAACATGGCTTGCCAGTACGCGAACCCACCCGTACATGTGAAGGCTAATTTTGGTGCCGTGATGGATGTTCTGAAGAAGAAGCTGGAAGGTAAGCTTAGCCTATGA